In Serinus canaria isolate serCan28SL12 chromosome 5, serCan2020, whole genome shotgun sequence, the following proteins share a genomic window:
- the LOC103826648 gene encoding cytosolic phospholipase A2 epsilon-like, with protein sequence MGLFYSKSQTEPSPCNLLTVKIIQMKNARKADLLSQSDCYVSLSLPTASVQHFRTKTVQNSKNPTWNETFHFTIQSQVKNILELKVCDEDKVTEDDHLLTVFFDVSKIQLGENIQLSFQLNPKGKEELEVEFTMESSPDPPENIITNGVLVSREVSCLDVQVNDGRLRKDAMERKFALTVDGSYEGTQTHTLSSCLCPTSPARFHYIKYNQSSLTVALPRRRRLSRSISSQNERDMNESVTLPLNSLPIQEKIAIGEDRTIDLYTKASEWTQGLCFRPRNLDARLGFDLCTDEQNFLQNRKKVVAAALKDVLHLEEDLQEHEVPIVAVTTAGCGIRALTAMYGSILGLQKLRVLDCISYISGSSGTTWTMTKLYEDADWSRKDLGEVIIEARKQAAKCKMGAFCLKSLRNYYRELSQRTQAGHKTSFIDLWGLMIEAMLNDGKSHHRLSDQRQAVNQGQNPLPIYLALNVKDKVATKDFREWVEFTPYEVGFLKYGAFIRAEDFGSEFFMGRLMKKLPESRICFMQGMWSSIFSKNLLDAWHTADSSEDFWHRWTQDKVTEIEEQPDLPEKPYEMATCVFTPTSGLSTTLRDMLTDRPAVSKYHNFLRGFQMHNEYIQHEHFTKWKDTLLDASPNDLRGNSEHLELVDAAFFFETSYPPLMRPERKVDVIIHLNYTGGSQILPLEQACKYFAEQEIPFPCIGLTEDEKNLKECYMFDGADTPGAPLLLYFPLVNDTFQSYVAPGMSRTAAEMEQGKVDISSFSSPYSTREVSLKAEDFNKLLKLANYNIMNNENMILQALRTAVARKKQALSQPAPQAQPSA encoded by the exons TGCAGCATTTCCGCACCAAGACAGTCCAGAACAGCAAGAACCCGACGTGGAACGAGACCTTCCACTTCACCATTCAGAGCCAGGTTAAG aacaTTCTGGAGCTTAAAGTTTGTGACGAGGACAAAGTAACTGAAGATGACCATCTCCTCACTGTTTTCTTTGATGTTTCCAAAATCCAGCTTGGAGAAAACATTCAGCTAAGTTTCCAGCTGAATCCAAAG ggaaaagaggaaCTGGAGGTTGAATTCACAATGGAGAGCAG TCCAGATCCTCCTGAAAACATTATCACTAATGGAGTTCTAgtg TCCCGCGAGGTTTCCTGTTTGGACGTGCAGGTGAACGACGGGAGGCTGAGGAAGGACGCTATGG AGAGGAAGTTTGCATTAACTGTGGACGGGTCGTACGAAGGAACGCAGACGCACACgctgagctcctgcctgtgcccgACGTCCCCGGCCAGGTTCCACTACATCAAGTACAACCAGTCATCGCTCACCGTGGCTCTGCCGCGGCGCAGACGGCTCAGCAGG TCTATATCAAGTCAAAATGAAAGGGATATGAACGAATCTGTGACTCTACCTCTGAACTCGCTTCCTATACAAGAGAAGATAGCAATAGGAGAG GACAGGACAATTGACTTGTACACAAAGGCAAGTGAATG GACTCAGGGTCTGTGTTTCAGACCAAGAAACCTCGATGCCCGCCTGGGGTTTGACCTCTGCACAGATGAACAGAATTTCCTGCAAAACCGAAAGAAGGTAGTTGCTGCTGCGCTAAAGGATGTTCTTCATTTGGAGGAAGATCTGCAAGAGCATGAG GTGCCTATAGTGGCTGTGACCACAGCAGGGTGTGGTATAAGAGCACTCACTGCCATGTATGGCAGCATTTTGGGTCTCCAGAAGTTGCGTGTTCTGGATTGTATTTCATACATCAGTGGTTCATCTGGCACAACATG GACAATGACAAAGCTATATGAAGATGCTGACTGGTCACGAAAGGATCTTGGGGAAGTAATTATTGAAGCACGGAAGCAAGCAGCCAAGTGCAAGATGGGGGCTTTTTGCTTGAAAAGTCTGAGGAATTATTACAGAGAGCTGAGCCAAAGGACCCAAGCAGGACATAAAACATCTTTTATTGATCTGTGGGGGCTCATGATTGAAGCCATGTTAAATGATGGG aaaaGCCACCACAGACTTTCTGATCAACGTCAGGCAGTGAACCAAGGTCAGAACCCACTGCCCATCTACCTTGCCCTAAATGTCAAGGACAAAGTTGCCACCAAGGATTTCAGAG AGTGGGTGGAGTTCACGCCCTACGAGGTGGGCTTCCTGAAGTACGGCGCCTTCATTCGCGCGGAGGATTTTGGCAGCGAGTTCTTCATGGGCCGCTTGATGAAGAAACTCCCTGAGTCACGAATCTGCTTCATGCAAG GAATGTGGAGTAGTATCTTCTCCAAAAATCTCTTGGATGCCTGGCATACAGCTGACAGTTCAGAAGACTTCTGGCATAGGTGGACCCAAGACAAAGTGACTGAAATAG aggagcagccagacCTGCCCGAGAAGCCGTATGAGATGGCCACGTGCGTTTTCACTCCCACGAGCGGCCTCTCCACGACGCTCCGGGACATGCTGACGGATCGCCCCGCTGTCTCCAAGTACCACAACTTCCTCAGGGGCTTCCAGATGCACAACGAGTACATCCAGCATGAACACTTCACAAAATGGAAAG ACACTTTGCTAGACGCCTCTCCCAATGACCTGAGAGGCAACTCGGAACACCTGGAGCTGGTGGATGCAGCTTTCTTCTTTGAAACCAGTTACCCACCCCTTATGAGACCAGAGAGGAAAGTGGATGTCATCATACACTTAAATTACACAGGTGGATCACAGATATTG CCTCTGGAGCAGGCTTGCAAATactttgcagagcaggaaatTCCATTTCCCTGCATTGGACTGACAGAGGATGAGAAGAACCTGAAAGAGTGCTACATGTTCGATGGTGCAGACACCCcaggagctcctctgctgctttattttccattagTGAACGACACTTTTCAAAGCTATGTAGCACCTG GCATGTCACGTACTGCTGCTGAAATGGAACAGGGCAAGGTTGATATCTCCAGTTTCTCCTCTCCATACTCAACCAGGGAGGTCTCGCTGAAAGCAGAAGATTTCAACAAGCTTCTGAAGCTGGCTAATTACAACATAATGAACAACGAGAACATGATTCTTCAGGCCTTGCGCACGGCTGTGGCACGGAAGAAACAAGCCCTgagccagccagccccacaggcacagccctctGCTTGA